The Oscillospiraceae bacterium genome contains a region encoding:
- the pyrF gene encoding orotidine 5'-phosphate decarboxylase produces the protein MTNMDKLYDAVAARGPVCVGLDTDFSYLPEGFADTALTAGENIVRFNKAIVDATKAAAGCFKVQIAYYESLGLDGLRAYKQTLDYVKAAGVPVIADVKRGDIAKTAEMYAKAHFAGDFEVDYITLAPYMGLDSIRPYLPYVQQQGKGLFVLVRTSNPGAKDFEYEALADGRHVYDLVGDKLHELGRECPGERGYSSLGLVIGGTHIEEAAEIRARYADSFFLIPGYGAQGGTAADIARYLDRGGNGGVVNSSRSVLLAWKKQPGTPFAEAAYNECVNMKEAIRNACNSL, from the coding sequence ATGACCAACATGGACAAGCTGTACGACGCGGTGGCGGCCCGCGGCCCGGTGTGCGTGGGCCTGGACACCGATTTTTCCTACCTGCCGGAGGGCTTTGCGGACACGGCGCTGACCGCGGGCGAAAACATTGTACGGTTCAACAAGGCCATCGTGGACGCCACCAAGGCCGCAGCGGGCTGCTTTAAGGTGCAGATCGCCTATTACGAGAGCCTGGGGCTGGACGGCCTGCGCGCCTACAAGCAGACGCTGGACTATGTGAAGGCGGCGGGCGTGCCGGTGATCGCGGACGTGAAGCGGGGCGACATTGCCAAGACCGCCGAGATGTATGCCAAGGCGCATTTTGCGGGCGATTTTGAGGTGGACTACATCACCCTGGCCCCCTACATGGGGCTGGATTCCATCCGGCCGTACCTGCCCTATGTGCAGCAGCAGGGCAAGGGGCTGTTCGTTTTGGTGCGCACCTCGAACCCCGGCGCAAAGGACTTTGAATACGAAGCGCTGGCCGACGGCCGCCACGTGTACGACCTGGTGGGCGACAAGCTGCACGAGCTGGGCCGGGAGTGCCCGGGCGAGCGGGGTTATTCCAGCCTGGGGCTGGTGATCGGCGGCACCCACATTGAGGAGGCGGCCGAGATCCGCGCCCGCTACGCCGACAGCTTCTTTTTGATCCCGGGGTACGGCGCGCAGGGCGGCACCGCGGCCGACATTGCCCGCTACCTGGACAGGGGGGGCAACGGCGGGGTGGTGAACTCCAGCCGCAGCGTGCTGCTGGCCTGGAAAAAGCAGCCCGGCACCCCGTTTGCCGAGGCGGCGTACAACGAGTGCGTGAACATGAAGGAGGCCATACGCAATGCCTGCAACAGCCTGTGA
- the amyD gene encoding putative ABC transporter permease protein AmyD, with protein MPEKARAYWRKHKTTIQFEAFLLPALLIFGVFILYPAVSTIFKSFTNWNDLNSGRETFIWFDNYIRLFKDKSVLIGIRNSFVYAICATILQSVAGLALALVLDSKFKTKNFLRAVWYFPAVLSTLIIGYLWNYMLSTSDFGLINQILRFFGMGKVNFLGDASIALKCIIFVSVWQWAGWTMTIYLANLQSIPTDLYEAADIDGASAVQKFMRVTLPMLFPAISFNVVTGMINGLKVFDIIYALTNGGPNGKTESIVSLMMKKGFTEGFHGYACAMGAVFLVIVMAITVFQQKYLGKWGDSLQ; from the coding sequence GTGCCCGAAAAGGCGCGCGCTTACTGGCGCAAACACAAGACCACGATCCAATTTGAGGCGTTTTTGCTTCCGGCACTGCTGATTTTTGGGGTGTTCATTTTATACCCCGCCGTCAGCACCATTTTCAAGAGCTTTACCAACTGGAACGATTTGAACTCGGGCCGCGAGACCTTTATCTGGTTTGACAACTACATCCGCCTGTTCAAGGACAAGAGCGTGCTGATCGGCATCCGGAACTCGTTTGTCTACGCCATCTGCGCCACCATCCTGCAAAGCGTGGCCGGCCTTGCGCTGGCTTTGGTGCTGGACTCGAAGTTCAAGACCAAAAACTTTTTGCGGGCGGTGTGGTACTTCCCGGCGGTGCTCTCGACCCTGATCATCGGCTATTTGTGGAACTACATGCTCTCCACCTCGGACTTTGGGCTGATCAACCAGATCCTGCGCTTTTTCGGCATGGGCAAGGTGAACTTTCTGGGCGACGCATCCATCGCGCTGAAATGCATTATTTTTGTGAGCGTGTGGCAGTGGGCCGGCTGGACCATGACCATCTACCTGGCAAACCTGCAGTCCATCCCCACCGACCTGTACGAGGCGGCGGACATTGACGGCGCGTCGGCCGTGCAGAAGTTCATGCGGGTCACGCTGCCCATGCTGTTCCCGGCCATCAGCTTTAACGTGGTGACCGGCATGATCAACGGCCTGAAGGTGTTCGACATCATTTACGCGCTCACCAACGGCGGGCCCAACGGCAAGACGGAATCCATCGTGTCGCTGATGATGAAAAAGGGCTTTACCGAGGGCTTTCACGGCTACGCCTGCGCCATGGGCGCGGTGTTCCTGGTGATCGTGATGGCGATCACCGTGTTCCAGCAGAAATATCTTGGGAAATGGGGGGACAGCCTGCAATGA
- a CDS encoding glycoside hydrolase: MQIEFLPGEAWWGGAVCGGVDQPYTAASRCTAQLEQNPTPNQCMPLLLSDRGRWLWADGGFTARFEGGRILCPEEVELGEAAEPTLRGAYLAAMGRHFPPQGAPDRRFFTAPVYNTWIELTFDQTQAGVLAYARGILEHGFAPGVLMIDDGWPPYYGRWRFDREKFPDPAAMLAELHALGFAVMVWACPFITPDTQEYRELEQKGLLVKNSGGEAHIAHWWNGWSAVLDLQNPGAADWLRAQFRQLEALGVDGFKLDAGDPVYYPENGDAQCAAWARFGAAWPLNEFRASWRAGGLPLMQRLCDKHPTWDEQGLAALTPCALTASLTGHPYVCPDMIGGGEYQSFLQQDAVDEELFVRWAEAACLMPVMQFSAAPWRVLGPKALAGVKAAAAVRAAWGDYLLETLDACAATGEPMLRPLEYVFPAQGCGAINDQFMLGDRLLAAPLTRKGGGPRRVFLPRGVWQVGGATLQSPGGEHVVTEGECACGGLFLAWRKG, from the coding sequence ATGCAGATTGAATTTTTGCCCGGCGAAGCCTGGTGGGGCGGCGCGGTGTGCGGCGGGGTGGACCAGCCCTACACCGCCGCCAGCCGGTGCACCGCCCAGCTGGAACAAAACCCCACCCCCAACCAGTGCATGCCGCTGCTGCTCTCGGACAGGGGGCGGTGGCTCTGGGCGGACGGGGGCTTTACCGCCCGCTTTGAGGGCGGGCGCATCCTGTGCCCGGAGGAGGTGGAGCTGGGCGAAGCGGCGGAGCCCACCCTGCGGGGGGCATACCTGGCGGCCATGGGGCGGCATTTCCCGCCGCAGGGCGCGCCGGACCGGCGGTTTTTTACCGCCCCGGTGTACAACACCTGGATTGAGCTGACCTTTGACCAGACCCAGGCCGGGGTGCTGGCCTATGCAAGGGGCATTCTGGAACACGGCTTTGCGCCCGGGGTGCTGATGATCGACGATGGCTGGCCGCCCTATTACGGCCGCTGGCGGTTCGACCGGGAAAAGTTCCCAGACCCGGCGGCTATGCTGGCCGAGCTGCACGCGCTGGGCTTTGCGGTGATGGTGTGGGCCTGCCCCTTTATCACGCCGGACACGCAGGAGTACCGGGAGCTGGAGCAAAAAGGGCTTTTGGTGAAAAACAGCGGGGGCGAGGCGCACATTGCCCACTGGTGGAACGGCTGGTCGGCCGTGTTGGACCTGCAAAACCCCGGGGCGGCGGATTGGCTGCGGGCCCAGTTCCGGCAGCTGGAAGCCTTGGGGGTGGACGGCTTTAAGCTGGACGCGGGCGACCCGGTGTACTACCCCGAAAACGGCGACGCCCAATGCGCCGCGTGGGCCCGCTTTGGCGCGGCCTGGCCGCTGAACGAGTTCCGCGCCTCCTGGCGGGCCGGGGGGCTGCCCCTGATGCAGCGCCTGTGCGACAAGCACCCCACCTGGGACGAGCAGGGCCTTGCGGCGCTGACGCCCTGCGCGCTGACCGCCTCGCTGACCGGGCACCCCTACGTGTGCCCGGACATGATCGGCGGGGGCGAATACCAGAGCTTTTTGCAGCAGGACGCGGTGGACGAGGAATTGTTTGTGCGCTGGGCCGAGGCGGCCTGCCTGATGCCGGTGATGCAGTTTTCGGCCGCGCCCTGGCGGGTGCTGGGGCCAAAGGCGCTGGCCGGGGTAAAGGCGGCTGCAGCGGTGCGGGCGGCCTGGGGGGACTATTTGCTGGAAACGCTGGACGCCTGCGCGGCCACGGGCGAGCCCATGCTACGGCCGCTGGAATACGTGTTCCCCGCCCAGGGGTGCGGGGCGATAAACGACCAGTTCATGCTGGGGGACCGGCTGCTGGCGGCGCCGCTGACCAGAAAGGGGGGCGGGCCGCGGCGGGTATTTTTGCCCCGGGGCGTTTGGCAGGTGGGCGGCGCCACCCTGCAAAGCCCGGGCGGGGAGCATGTTGTGACCGAAGGGGAATGTGCCTGCGGCGGGCTGTTTTTGGCCTGGCGCAAGGGATAG
- the pyrK gene encoding dihydroorotate dehydrogenase B (NAD(+)), electron transfer subunit has translation MPATACEVKVLAHEAPAEHIRLMTTSWPRRDKAPRAGQFFMLRCWPIDAAPLLSRPISLHSYDPLTGTVQFLYEIKGPGTRMLAALRPGDSLSLTGPSGNGFPVEHIRGRVALVGGGIGTAPLYELAKALAARGVKADLYCGFRDEPYGMERFLPLCGRVFVATDSGRAGFHGLVTELLRPEEYDMALCCGPEPMMRATAALCREKGTACLVSLEKKMACGVGACLGCTCHTTGGGRSVCKDGPVFNAEEVFCE, from the coding sequence ATGCCTGCAACAGCCTGTGAGGTAAAGGTACTGGCCCACGAGGCCCCGGCGGAACACATCCGCCTGATGACCACCAGCTGGCCCCGGCGCGACAAAGCGCCCCGGGCGGGGCAGTTTTTTATGCTGCGGTGCTGGCCCATCGACGCGGCGCCGCTGCTGAGCCGGCCCATCAGCCTACACAGCTACGACCCGCTGACCGGCACGGTGCAATTCCTGTATGAGATAAAGGGCCCGGGCACCCGCATGCTGGCGGCGCTGCGGCCGGGCGACAGCCTGAGTTTGACCGGCCCCTCGGGCAACGGCTTCCCGGTGGAGCACATCCGGGGGCGAGTGGCGCTGGTGGGCGGGGGCATCGGCACGGCGCCCCTGTACGAGCTGGCCAAGGCGCTGGCCGCCCGGGGCGTAAAGGCCGACCTTTACTGCGGCTTCCGGGACGAGCCCTACGGCATGGAGCGGTTTTTGCCGCTGTGCGGCCGGGTGTTCGTGGCCACCGACAGCGGGCGCGCGGGCTTTCACGGCCTGGTGACCGAGCTGCTGCGGCCCGAGGAGTACGACATGGCGCTGTGCTGCGGGCCCGAGCCCATGATGCGGGCCACGGCGGCCCTGTGCCGGGAAAAGGGCACGGCCTGCCTTGTGAGCCTGGAAAAGAAGATGGCCTGCGGCGTGGGGGCCTGCCTTGGCTGCACCTGCCACACCACAGGGGGCGGCAGGAGCGTGTGCAAGGACGGGCCGGTGTTCAACGCCGAGGAGGTGTTCTGCGAATGA
- a CDS encoding histidine kinase, translated as MKQWFKRQVLERFKHLKFRNKLILSYVFVIILPVTALGVVSYRQSIDALEQQMAAATDNNLRQVAYSLSSRLDKNNEFIRFTAFCPYVMEELSDSDIQWYELSQRLNNYFEPLSWYNMSINRDFRKLTIYADYLTRPIGSFLEPSGAVQGEEWYRTACAQSDTRWFFDGGELYASRRIYDSGAQVLIGVVHMRMNTEYLMGSVLRRQEAPCGFFLTDGEGSLVYHYTNIPGAAGEPEELLRELVEQGGEGRLRTAGGDYFCASDFVESGGWNLYYYTPSAYTQRAGVILWYTIVTVAACLAVMLLFVWLFSRTLVRRIDKLGQKMALVEQGDLGVSIHSDSKDEIGQLTNGFGRMLRRVNELIDQVYTSQITQKDAELKSLQSQINPHFLYNTLSLINWKAIEADSPEISRIAGLLSQFYRTSLNRGENRIAVKGELDNVRAYVELQLVMHEYDFDVEYQVDEAVYDCATVNFTLQPLVENAILHGIDEHEGVRGKLVIRAEVQGGDILFAVSDNGVGMDPEFAASLTARETAGYGLKNVNERIKLVFGEACGVYVESRPGGGTTAFLRIRKRDF; from the coding sequence ATGAAACAGTGGTTCAAACGGCAGGTGCTGGAGCGGTTCAAGCACCTGAAATTCCGCAACAAGCTCATTCTTTCGTATGTGTTCGTGATCATTCTGCCGGTCACCGCGCTGGGCGTGGTGTCGTACCGGCAGAGCATCGACGCGCTGGAGCAGCAAATGGCCGCCGCCACAGACAACAATCTGCGGCAGGTGGCCTATTCTCTTTCCAGCCGGCTGGATAAAAACAACGAGTTCATCCGCTTTACCGCGTTCTGCCCCTATGTGATGGAGGAATTATCGGATTCGGACATCCAGTGGTACGAGCTTTCGCAGCGGCTAAACAATTATTTTGAGCCGCTGTCGTGGTACAACATGAGCATTAACCGGGACTTCCGCAAGCTGACCATTTACGCCGACTACCTGACCCGGCCCATCGGCTCGTTTTTGGAGCCCAGCGGCGCGGTGCAGGGCGAGGAGTGGTACCGCACCGCCTGCGCCCAGAGCGACACCCGCTGGTTTTTTGACGGGGGCGAATTGTACGCCAGCCGCCGCATTTACGATTCCGGCGCACAGGTGCTGATCGGCGTGGTGCACATGCGCATGAACACCGAATACCTGATGGGCAGCGTGCTGCGCCGGCAGGAGGCGCCCTGCGGCTTTTTTCTGACCGACGGCGAGGGCAGCCTTGTGTACCACTACACCAACATCCCCGGGGCGGCGGGCGAGCCGGAGGAGCTGCTGCGCGAGCTGGTGGAGCAGGGCGGCGAGGGCCGCCTGCGCACCGCCGGGGGCGACTATTTCTGCGCCAGCGATTTTGTGGAGAGCGGGGGCTGGAACCTTTACTACTACACCCCCAGCGCCTACACCCAGCGGGCGGGGGTGATTTTGTGGTACACCATTGTAACGGTGGCGGCCTGCCTGGCGGTGATGCTGCTGTTCGTGTGGCTTTTCTCGCGCACGCTGGTGCGCCGGATCGACAAGCTGGGCCAGAAGATGGCGCTGGTGGAGCAGGGCGATCTGGGGGTGAGCATCCACTCGGACTCGAAGGACGAGATCGGCCAGCTGACCAACGGCTTTGGGCGCATGCTGCGGCGGGTAAACGAGCTGATCGACCAGGTGTACACCAGCCAGATCACCCAGAAGGACGCGGAGCTGAAAAGCCTGCAAAGCCAGATCAACCCGCACTTTTTGTACAACACCCTGTCGCTGATCAACTGGAAGGCCATTGAGGCGGACAGCCCCGAGATCAGCCGCATTGCGGGGCTGCTGTCGCAATTTTACCGCACCAGCCTGAACCGGGGCGAAAACCGCATTGCCGTGAAGGGCGAATTGGACAACGTGCGGGCCTATGTGGAACTGCAGCTGGTGATGCACGAGTACGATTTTGACGTGGAATACCAGGTGGACGAGGCGGTGTACGACTGCGCCACCGTGAACTTTACCCTGCAGCCCCTGGTGGAGAACGCGATCCTGCACGGCATCGACGAGCACGAGGGCGTGCGGGGCAAGCTGGTGATCCGGGCCGAGGTGCAGGGCGGGGACATTTTGTTTGCGGTGAGCGACAACGGGGTGGGCATGGACCCGGAGTTCGCGGCCTCGCTGACCGCGCGGGAAACGGCGGGCTACGGGCTGAAAAACGTGAACGAGCGCATCAAGCTGGTGTTCGGCGAGGCGTGCGGGGTGTATGTGGAGAGCCGCCCGGGCGGGGGCACCACCGCGTTCCTGCGCATACGGAAGCGGGATTTTTGA
- a CDS encoding oxidoreductase, which translates to MRMEPVTAVVLGAGARGRVYADYAKAHPEEIRIVAVAEPKADRLARFARDYGVPEAACYTDWAELLAQPRLADAALICTMDHLHYAPCMEAIRQGYQILLEKPMSPSAAECAAMQRAAEEKGVVLAVCHVLRYTPFFSKIKQLIDGGAVGEVQVIEQTEHVCYWHQAHSFVRGNWRRKDESAPMILAKCCHDLDLLSWMAGAACRSLSSYGGLAHFTAEHAPAGAPARCLDGCPASESCPYYAPKLYLTENTDWPTDTISVDMSLEARTEALRTGPYGRCVYRCDNDVVDHQVVAMEFENGIAATLTMTAFTPRLTRTVRVMGTKGMIEGDLEQCTVTLQPFGGEAQTFSAEVLGANAYGHGGGDVGLMHDFVLQVRGGGEGRTSAKQSLESHLMAFAAEQARVGGAAVELAAFERSL; encoded by the coding sequence ATGAGAATGGAACCTGTTACCGCCGTGGTGCTGGGCGCGGGCGCCCGCGGCCGCGTTTACGCGGACTATGCCAAGGCCCACCCGGAGGAGATCCGGATCGTGGCGGTGGCCGAGCCGAAGGCCGACCGCCTGGCCCGGTTTGCCCGGGACTACGGCGTGCCCGAGGCTGCCTGCTACACCGATTGGGCCGAGCTGCTGGCGCAGCCCAGGCTGGCGGACGCGGCCCTGATCTGCACGATGGATCATTTGCACTACGCCCCCTGCATGGAGGCGATCCGCCAGGGCTACCAGATCCTGCTGGAAAAGCCCATGTCGCCCAGTGCGGCGGAGTGCGCCGCCATGCAGCGCGCGGCCGAGGAAAAGGGCGTGGTGCTGGCGGTGTGCCATGTGCTGCGCTACACGCCCTTCTTTTCCAAAATAAAGCAGCTCATCGACGGCGGGGCGGTGGGCGAGGTGCAGGTGATCGAGCAGACCGAGCACGTGTGCTACTGGCACCAGGCCCACAGCTTTGTGCGGGGCAACTGGCGCCGGAAGGACGAGAGCGCCCCCATGATCCTGGCAAAGTGCTGCCACGACCTGGACCTTTTGAGCTGGATGGCGGGCGCGGCGTGCAGAAGCCTTTCCTCGTACGGCGGCCTTGCCCACTTCACGGCGGAACACGCCCCCGCCGGCGCGCCGGCGCGCTGCCTGGACGGCTGCCCCGCCAGTGAGAGCTGCCCCTATTACGCCCCGAAGCTCTACCTGACCGAAAACACCGACTGGCCCACCGACACCATCAGCGTGGACATGAGCCTGGAGGCACGCACCGAGGCGCTGCGCACCGGCCCCTACGGCCGCTGCGTGTACCGGTGCGACAACGATGTGGTGGACCACCAGGTGGTGGCCATGGAATTTGAAAACGGGATTGCCGCCACCCTGACCATGACAGCCTTTACCCCCCGCCTGACCCGCACCGTGCGGGTGATGGGCACAAAGGGCATGATCGAGGGCGACCTGGAACAGTGCACGGTGACCTTGCAGCCCTTTGGGGGCGAGGCGCAGACCTTTTCCGCCGAGGTGCTGGGGGCCAACGCCTACGGCCACGGCGGCGGCGACGTGGGGCTGATGCACGATTTTGTGCTGCAGGTGCGGGGCGGCGGCGAGGGCCGCACCAGCGCAAAGCAGAGCCTGGAAAGCCATTTGATGGCCTTTGCGGCCGAGCAGGCCCGGGTGGGCGGCGCGGCGGTGGAGCTGGCCGCCTTTGAGCGCAGCCTGTGA
- the pyrC gene encoding dihydroorotase: protein MLIRGAKLENGQTADLLLRQGKIAAIGLELPAEGEEVLEAGGRTLLPGFIDLHCHWRTPGFEYKEDIATGSAAAAAGGYTFVNLMPNTKPVCSGAGQAHAVMAEAARVGLVEANQTVSITEQFDGHTLDHLKTLPEDLKFITEDGKGVQSGEVMAKAFAIAAQRGLTIMSHAEDMDISPWDYRLAENLETVRNLHLCEYYGARLHLCHVSTREAAAAIGRAKRRGVPVTCEVTPHHLWFAGTEYRVNPPIREAADVAALVEAIRDGTVDAIATDHAPHSDEDKAKGAAGMVGLETAFAVCYTKLCRQEGLELYYLSALMSRFPAAILGLAGKGRVEVGADADLTLVELDTPFTVDREALHSKSRNCPYHGLTLYGRVDATIKGGRLTYRRK, encoded by the coding sequence ATGCTGATCCGCGGCGCGAAGCTGGAAAACGGCCAGACGGCGGACCTGCTTTTGCGGCAGGGGAAGATCGCCGCTATTGGGCTGGAACTGCCCGCAGAGGGCGAGGAGGTGCTGGAGGCCGGGGGCCGCACGCTGCTGCCCGGGTTCATTGATCTGCACTGCCACTGGCGCACGCCGGGCTTTGAGTATAAGGAGGACATTGCCACCGGGTCGGCTGCTGCGGCGGCGGGGGGCTACACCTTTGTGAACCTGATGCCCAACACAAAGCCCGTGTGCTCGGGCGCCGGGCAGGCCCACGCGGTGATGGCCGAGGCGGCGCGGGTGGGCCTTGTGGAGGCGAACCAGACCGTTTCCATTACCGAACAGTTCGACGGGCACACCCTGGACCACCTGAAGACCCTGCCGGAGGATTTGAAATTCATCACCGAGGACGGAAAGGGCGTGCAATCCGGCGAGGTGATGGCAAAGGCGTTTGCCATTGCGGCGCAGCGGGGCCTGACCATTATGAGCCACGCGGAGGACATGGACATCTCGCCCTGGGACTACCGCCTAGCCGAGAACCTGGAAACGGTGCGCAACCTGCATTTGTGCGAATACTACGGCGCGCGGCTGCACCTGTGCCACGTGAGCACCAGGGAGGCGGCGGCCGCCATTGGCCGGGCCAAGCGCCGGGGCGTGCCGGTGACCTGCGAGGTGACGCCCCACCATTTGTGGTTTGCGGGCACGGAGTACCGGGTGAACCCGCCCATCCGGGAGGCGGCGGACGTGGCCGCTTTGGTGGAGGCCATCCGGGACGGCACGGTGGACGCGATTGCCACCGACCACGCCCCCCACTCGGACGAGGACAAGGCAAAGGGCGCGGCGGGCATGGTGGGGCTGGAAACCGCCTTTGCGGTGTGCTACACAAAGCTGTGCCGGCAGGAGGGGCTGGAGCTGTATTACCTCTCGGCGCTGATGAGCCGGTTCCCCGCGGCCATTCTGGGCCTTGCGGGCAAGGGCCGGGTGGAGGTGGGCGCGGACGCGGACCTGACCCTGGTGGAGCTGGACACCCCCTTTACGGTGGACCGGGAGGCCCTGCACTCGAAAAGCCGCAACTGCCCGTACCACGGGCTGACCCTGTACGGCCGGGTGGACGCCACGATCAAGGGCGGCAGGCTGACCTACCGGCGGAAGTGA
- a CDS encoding ABC transporter substrate-binding protein, giving the protein MKKFVAMLSAAALCLSLLAGCGGGAGSAPGTPSTPAGSTGGQASGEKIPIRFMYWNKEESMQALIDLINEKLPNVDFQFEFVDTTSFATVYKTQMNAGEGPDILAVEYVPTEVQAGWVLDITDQPFMQNYQESVLNELAVDGRSYVIPGPSWFGGYFYNKGMFEEHGWTIPKTYDEWLELCDKIAAEGVKPLANPIKNPNYLMHYAMSYVTGEFLRQPEGMSWDKDYAAGKVKMAESWGPYLDKWAEVVEKGYVTAEDLGMDYDQALDEFATGKAAMFDSGPWDVDAIYGKNPDIKIDMMPYVGNKGDTGWLFGGPGIRFGVNSKLGESGNEEKLAAALSVLELISSPEGQKAYWENNQGGSSYVKGVEFEMPAEYDGCKEVFAAGHIYAPWSQWNAGVYDEFGKQLQGFVAGDTTLEEVMQATDAKNEEVMSKLG; this is encoded by the coding sequence ATGAAGAAGTTCGTAGCGATGTTGTCTGCTGCGGCGCTGTGCCTGAGCCTGCTGGCAGGCTGCGGCGGCGGGGCGGGCTCTGCGCCCGGAACGCCCAGCACCCCGGCGGGGTCCACCGGCGGCCAGGCCAGCGGCGAAAAGATCCCCATCCGGTTCATGTACTGGAACAAAGAGGAGAGCATGCAGGCCCTGATCGACCTGATCAATGAAAAGCTGCCCAACGTGGACTTCCAGTTTGAATTTGTGGACACCACCTCGTTTGCCACGGTGTACAAGACCCAGATGAACGCGGGCGAGGGCCCGGACATCCTGGCCGTGGAATACGTGCCCACCGAGGTGCAGGCCGGCTGGGTGCTGGACATCACCGACCAGCCCTTTATGCAGAACTACCAGGAATCCGTTTTGAACGAGCTGGCCGTGGACGGCCGCTCCTACGTGATCCCCGGCCCGTCCTGGTTCGGCGGCTACTTCTACAACAAGGGCATGTTCGAGGAGCACGGCTGGACCATCCCCAAGACCTACGACGAGTGGCTGGAGCTGTGCGACAAGATCGCGGCCGAGGGCGTGAAGCCCCTGGCAAACCCCATCAAGAACCCCAACTACTTAATGCACTACGCCATGAGCTATGTGACCGGCGAATTTTTGCGCCAGCCCGAGGGCATGAGCTGGGATAAGGACTACGCCGCCGGCAAGGTGAAGATGGCCGAGAGCTGGGGCCCCTACCTGGACAAATGGGCCGAGGTGGTGGAAAAGGGCTATGTGACCGCCGAGGACCTGGGCATGGATTACGACCAGGCGCTGGATGAATTTGCTACCGGCAAGGCCGCGATGTTCGATTCCGGCCCGTGGGACGTGGACGCCATCTACGGCAAGAACCCCGACATCAAGATCGACATGATGCCCTACGTGGGCAACAAGGGCGACACCGGCTGGCTGTTCGGCGGCCCCGGCATCCGCTTTGGCGTGAACTCCAAGCTGGGCGAAAGCGGCAACGAGGAAAAGCTGGCCGCCGCGCTGAGCGTGCTGGAGCTCATCAGCAGCCCCGAGGGCCAGAAGGCCTACTGGGAGAACAACCAGGGCGGCTCGTCTTACGTGAAGGGCGTGGAGTTTGAGATGCCCGCTGAGTACGACGGCTGCAAGGAAGTGTTCGCGGCCGGCCACATCTACGCTCCCTGGAGCCAGTGGAACGCCGGCGTGTACGACGAGTTCGGCAAGCAGCTGCAGGGCTTTGTGGCGGGCGACACCACCCTTGAAGAGGTGATGCAGGCCACCGACGCCAAGAACGAAGAGGTTATGTCGAAACTGGGTTAA
- a CDS encoding ABC transporter permease: MSIKAKRGFWLGVREVLFIALTFVMMLPIYYLVITTFKTPYDATNHPLALPAEWHFEGYLKAWQSMDYPHVFKNTLVITVLALGGMLILAAMASYVLARRKSRFNTVMFFVLLSGMMVPFQMSIMTQYKLVRALGLMNNILSVVLIDIAVNLPMAILFMKNFISASVPVEIEEAAYIDGCSVWGAFFRVTVPLLRPVIATLAVMNSIAIWNDFLTPLMFLQSKNSHTILLAVNSNVGRFSTNWTDMFPMMVLGVMPLVIFFLLMQKHIIKGLAVGSVKG; the protein is encoded by the coding sequence ATGAGCATCAAGGCGAAAAGGGGCTTTTGGCTGGGCGTGCGCGAAGTTTTGTTTATTGCGCTCACCTTTGTGATGATGCTGCCCATCTACTACCTGGTTATCACCACCTTCAAAACCCCCTACGACGCGACCAACCACCCCCTGGCCCTGCCTGCCGAGTGGCATTTTGAGGGCTATCTGAAGGCCTGGCAGAGCATGGACTACCCCCACGTGTTCAAAAACACGCTGGTGATCACCGTGCTGGCGCTGGGCGGTATGCTGATCCTGGCGGCCATGGCGTCTTACGTGCTGGCCCGGCGCAAAAGCCGGTTCAACACCGTGATGTTTTTTGTGCTGCTGTCGGGCATGATGGTGCCCTTTCAGATGAGCATTATGACCCAGTACAAGCTGGTGCGCGCGCTGGGGCTGATGAACAACATCCTGAGCGTGGTGCTGATCGACATTGCGGTGAACCTGCCCATGGCGATCCTGTTCATGAAAAACTTTATCTCGGCCAGCGTGCCGGTGGAGATCGAGGAGGCAGCCTACATTGACGGGTGCAGCGTGTGGGGCGCGTTTTTCCGGGTGACCGTGCCGCTGCTGCGGCCGGTGATCGCCACGCTGGCGGTGATGAACTCGATTGCGATCTGGAACGACTTTTTGACCCCCCTAATGTTCCTGCAATCCAAGAACAGCCACACCATTTTGCTGGCGGTGAACAGCAATGTGGGGCGTTTTTCCACCAACTGGACGGACATGTTCCCCATGATGGTGCTGGGCGTGATGCCGCTGGTGATCTTCTTCCTGCTGATGCAAAAGCACATCATCAAGGGCCTGGCCGTGGGCAGCGTGAAGGGGTGA